In the genome of bacterium, the window AAGTCCAGGGGCATCCTTTCTCTCCTCCTGCTCGCGGTGTTCCTGCCGCTGGCGGCGGGGTGCCTCTTCGGGGAGAAGCGACGGACCTTTTCTTCCCGGGAAGACGCGCTTCTCCGCGCCAAGGCCGATCCGCGGTTGCGGAAAGAGGCGGAGAGGGGCGGGAGCGAGCCGTTCGCGGCGATCGCGGTCTTCCGCAACGACGTCTTCCTCGAACAGTCGGAGTCCCTCCTTCGGTCCTCGCTCACGGTACTGAACGAGTTCGGGAACGCCGCGCTCCTGCTTCTGCACCCGAACCAGGTCCTCCCGATGCTCGAAGACCCTTCCGTCCGGCGGCTCGCCTGGTTCGGTCCGCAAGGGCGCCTGGCCCGCCTGGATCCGTCCCTGGAGCTCGATCTGCTCGCCCGCTTCGGCGGGGGGACGGAAGACCGCGAATTGAATCTGCTGCTCCGGTTCGTGGACGTCGGCGGCGCGGGGGAGGAGCATCACGTCGCCGCCGCCGGGTTCCGCGTCGTCACCAGGGCCGGCCCGAACTGGGTCGTCGGCGGCCCGATGTCGGGGCTCCCGAAGCTGCTGGAAAGCGAACGGATCATCTTCATCGAAAAGGCGGGGATCGAACACGGCGTCCCGGTGACGAAAGAGGTGCCTCACTCGAAAGAGACGATCCCTGAAATTCGGGACCGGGAAAACACCAATCCGCTTCCCGCCAGGGGGGACACGGCGATCCATCCCCACAAGATCCCCCGGGCCGAGAACGACAACGGGATGTCGATCATCCCGGGGGGCGATCAGACGGTGAAGTGACCCCCGGCATCCGGCAAATCGGGCGTCTACGGCAACGAGGGAGGGCAGAATGGACCAGAGAAGATATTTCGATAAAAGCCGCGTGATACGCGCCTTCCTCCGGTGGATCGCTCCCGTCGCCGTGATCCTCCTCGCCGTCGCGGTAGCTGCAGATCCCGTGGGGTCCGGACCGGCGACGTCGACCGGCGCGCAAGTCACGAAGCGCGTCCCGTTCGCCCGGGAGTCGATCGACGAGATCCGCGCGCTCGCCCCCTTGCGGACACGGGCGGTCCCCGGAAACCGGGCCATCCCCTTTCGTCGAATTCCGAGGCAACCCGACCTGATGGTGCAGGAAGCGTTGCCGTCGGCGGGGCCGGACCTTGCGGCCCCTTTCCTGGAATCGTATCCCGCGCCCCTGGCGCCGGTGCTCGACAGCAGCTTCGCGGGCCTTGGAAATCCCCCGCACGGCGAGGATGTGATCCCTCCCGACACGATGGGCGCGGCGGGCCCCAATCATCTCGTGAGCCTTCTGAACAGCGACTTCGGGGTATTCGACAAAGCCACGGGGGCGGTGCTTCAAAAGACGTCCCTGCAATCCTTCTGGGGGTCCCTCGGAACAGCGGATGGAGAGCCGGCGAATTTCCCGTTCGACACGAAAGTGCTCTACGACACGTCCAGCGAGCGATTTTTCGCGATGACCCTCGGCGGAACCGCCTCCCCGAACTCCTGGATCCTGATCGCCGTCTCCTCATCGTCCGACCCCAGGGGATCCTGGGACAAGTGGGCCATCGACGCGGATCTCGACAACAACGTCCAGTCGTTCAACAACTGGGCGGACTTCCCGGGGTTCGGGCTGGACGGGACCAACGTGTACGTCTGCGCCAACATGTTCAGCAACACCGATTCCTTCCGGTACGGGAAGATCTGGGCCGTCCCGAAGGCGCAGTTGCTGTCAGGATCGACGAGCATCACATGGACGGAGTTCCGCAACCCTGAGGGATCCGGTTTCAACATGCAGCCCGCCCACACCTTCGGATCCGCCCCGGCGGAATATTTTCTCTACGAAGGAAGCGCGAGCCGGCTCAACGTGGCCCGGATCGACAGCTCCTCCGGCGTCCCCGTTTGGCACGCGCCGATCTCCGTTCCCGTCGCCCAGTACGTTTCCACGGGTTCCCTGCCGGGAGCCCCCCAGTCCGGAAACGACAACACGATCGACACATCGGACACCCGTCTCCTGAACGTGGTGTATCGGGCCGGGACCTTGTGGACCGTTCAC includes:
- a CDS encoding fibronectin type III domain-containing protein, which codes for MDQRRYFDKSRVIRAFLRWIAPVAVILLAVAVAADPVGSGPATSTGAQVTKRVPFARESIDEIRALAPLRTRAVPGNRAIPFRRIPRQPDLMVQEALPSAGPDLAAPFLESYPAPLAPVLDSSFAGLGNPPHGEDVIPPDTMGAAGPNHLVSLLNSDFGVFDKATGAVLQKTSLQSFWGSLGTADGEPANFPFDTKVLYDTSSERFFAMTLGGTASPNSWILIAVSSSSDPRGSWDKWAIDADLDNNVQSFNNWADFPGFGLDGTNVYVCANMFSNTDSFRYGKIWAVPKAQLLSGSTSITWTEFRNPEGSGFNMQPAHTFGSAPAEYFLYEGSASRLNVARIDSSSGVPVWHAPISVPVAQYVSTGSLPGAPQSGNDNTIDTSDTRLLNVVYRAGTLWTVHTVQSPGTAKTEVAWYRIDPVAGTVPMQGRISDPVRWYYYPSIGVNANGDAAVGMSGSSTTEFVGGYYTARRFADSAGTMEAVSLLTTGEQPYFKTLSGTENRWGDYSATVVDPDGNLRFWTLQEYAATPSNNWGTWWGSFFLSPLSEPSAPVGLASAPLSGSTISLAWTDTSSNEDSFVVERRTGADSLFGVIASPSTNDIAAYTDTSLTERTTFTYRVKARNSLGDSGYSNESTATTLLSTPANAAAVAPSPTLVNISWTDVSAFETEYRVERKTGTGGAFAVISVLPAGSNSLVDNSVSAGTFYSYRIQAVDTVTPTISAYSNEASVTTPGTAAIVGGGGGGCLSTTPSGGDVPFGAALSSVGILLLPALALGLRRFSRQRKHPAPIRHPLC